AAGGCCGTGCGCGCCAAGGCGCTGAGCTTCGTGTTCGTCGGCGGCGGGTTCGCCGGTGCCGAGGCCATCGCCGAGCTGGAGGACCTGGTTCGCGACGCGGTCCGCGTCCACCCCTCGATCGAGCAGAGCGAAGTGAAGTTCTACCTCATCGAGGCCGCGGACAAGATCCTGCCCGAGGTCGGCCCGGAGGTCGGCGAGAAGGCGCTCAACCAGCTGCGCCGCCGCGACATCGACGTCCGCCTCAAGACCTTCCTCGAGTCCGCCGTGGACCAGCGCATCAAGCTGAGCGACGGCGCCGAGTTCGACGCCGGCACCCTGGTGTGGACCGCGGGCGTCAAGCCCAGCCCGGTCGTCTCCGCCAGCGACCTGCCGCTTGGCCCCAAGGGCCACGTGGACACCAGCGAGTACCTCACCGTCAACGGCACGGACAACGTCTTCGCCGGTGGCGACAACGCCCAGGTGCCCGACGGCAACGGCGGCTACTACCCGCCCAACGCCCAGAACGCCGTCCGCCAGGCCCCGGTGCTCGCCGACAACGTCATCGCGACGCTGCGCAACGGCAAGCTCAAGGCCTACAAGCACAAGAACCTCGGCGCGGTCGCCGGTCTGGGCGTGCACAAGGGCGCGGCCCAGCTGTTCGGCAAGATCAAGCTGAACGGCCGTCTGGCCTGGTACGCGCACCGCTCCTACCACCTGCTCGCGGTGCCCACCTTCAACCGCAAGCTGCGGGTCCTCTCGGACTGGACGCTCGCCTTCTTCCTGCGCCGCGACTTCGCCGCGCTCCCGGAGATGTCGGATCCGCGCCAGGCCTTCGAGGAGGCCAGCCAGCCCCAGGTCGAGGACGGCCGCCTGCGCCGGGTCAGCTGACTTTCTGCCCGACCTCGGCACGCCCTGACCCGGCACGAATGACATACCCGAAACGGCCGGTTTCCCTCGGAAGCCGGCCGTTTCGTGTCCCCATCCGGCCAAGCCGAACCAAAGTGGGCAATCGGCCCGGCCGGTATGATGGGCACGCCCTCGTAGCCCAATGGAAGAGGCAGGCCCCCTAAAAGGGTCACAAGTGTCGGTTCGAGTCCGACCGGGGGTACTCAGCTCTTTCCACCGTTCGTTTCTGGGACCGCTCGGTGTCTCTCCAGGTCAGTGCTGTTCCATCAGCAGCTGGAGCTGGGTGAACAGGCGCTCGCCCGGATCGCCCAGGTCGATGCCGCTCACGGCCGCCGCGCGGCGGACGCGGTAGCGCAGGGTGTTCGGGTGGATGTGCAGGCGCTCGGCCGCCGCGCGGGCGTCGCCGAAGGCCTCCAGGTAGGCCAGCAGCGAGTGCACGAGGTCGGCGCCGCCCGCCTGGTCGTACTCGATCAGGCGGTTCACCCGGGGGTCGCGCAGGGACGGGTCGGCGCGCAGGTGGGCGAGGGTCTCGCTGATCAGCACCCGGGAGCGCACGTCGGAGATGGTCGCCACCTCCCAGTCGGTGCCGCCGTCCAAATCGCGGCCCATGGCGTCCAGGACCCGGTCCGCCTCCGCGCGGGATTCGGGGACGTCGCCCAGCCGCTCCACCAGCGAACCCACGGCCGCCTGCACGCGCAGCCCCAGCGCCGCCCGGGCCGCCGCGACCGTCTTGCGGGTCAGCGCCAGTACCGACTGCTCCACCCCGCGCCAGCCGTCCCCGCCCGGGGTACGGGCCAGGTCCGGCAGCAGCACGTACACGCGGCCGTCGAGCTCGGTCACCAGGGAGCTGCGCCGGTAGGCGGCCGCGTGCACGGAGACGAGGTCGATGAGCTGGCGGCGGCGCAGCTCGCGCACCGGTCGGTCCGGGCGCTCCCCGGCCTCGGCGCCCTCCGCTTCCGCGGTTTCCGGGCCACCCCCCGGGCCAGCTGACCCGGCCGAGGGCTGGCTCAGCGAGAAGGCCACCACCAGCGCGGCCCGCTCGGTGCGCACCTCCACGGTGTCGGCGAGCGCGCCCGCGTCGATGCGCCCCTCCAACAGGCTGGACAGCAGGTCCTCGCGCAGCCGCAGCCCGGCGCTGGCCTGGGTGCGCTGGCGGATCATCTGTAGCGCGGTGGTGCGGGCGGCGCCGAGCAGGGCCTCCTCCGCGTGCCGGGCCAGCGGCTGGGAGCCCTCCTGCACCCAGATCGCCCCCAGCGGCTGGCGCCCGGCGTGGATGCCCACCGCCAGGCGGCGGCGGATGCCGAGTTCGGGGTGCTCCTCGATCCGAACCACCTCCTCGCCCGCGCGCAGCTTGGTGAACACGCCCCACTCCCGCAGCAGCGCGAGGTAGGACTCGGGGCCCTGGCGGCCCAGCACGGACAGGCGGCGCAGCTCGTCCACCTCGGCGCCGCTGGAGTAGGCCAGCACCCGGCTGGCCGAATCCTCGATGCTCACCAGCCCGCCGGTGAGCTGGGCGATGGTCTGCGCCATGGAGAACAGGTCGCCGCTGGCCTCACCCAGGTCCTCCGAGGCGGTCAGCCGGGCGTCGTCCACGATGTGCTGGCAGATCGACTGGAGCTGGTCCCAGCGCACCTCGGGCCGCACGGCCAGCAGCGCGACCCCGCTCTCCTGGGCCTCGGCGCGCAGCGTCCGCAGTTCGTCCGCGGCGCCCGAACGCGGGGAACGGCCCCGGTGCTCTCCGGACGGCGGGATGGTCTCCTCCGCGGGGGAGTGCCCGCCGGCCTTGACCGCGACCGCCGCCGCGCCCTGTCCGGCCAGCACCCGGACCAGCCGCCGGGCCGCCCCGCCGCGCACCCCGATCAGCAGGACCAGGTCACCCTCGCGGGCCTCCACCCGGTCCTCGGGGTCGATGATCACGACGTTGTCCACCTGAACATCAAGTCCGTCGGGTGCCGCGGCCACGTCCACGATCGGGTCGCCGAGGGCCAGCAGCAGCCTGCGGAGCGGCAGGCCCGCGCTCTCTTCGCCATGTGTTCCTACTTGACCAGGCATGATGTCGTTCCTCGCCGGTGGGGTGCGTGGACTGACATTACTGGAGTCGCGGGGGCGGGGAACCGGGGTGCGCGCGTTCATGTATGCCTCGGTTTGTCCAGGTGAACAAATAGGGCTGGCAAAGAGTGGCCCGGCCCACAAGGTGTGGACGTCCACGTTCTGAGACCGTTGAATCAGCCCAGCCCTGCTCGTTCAGGGACATTCTTTCCAGGGAGGTGCCCATGGACGCCGTGACCAACGTCCCGCTGCCGGTGAACGAACCCGTTCTCTCTTACGCGCCCGGGAGCGCCGAGCGCGCCGAGCTCGTCGCCAAGCTCGAGGAGCTCGGCCGCGAGAGCATCGACCTGCCGATGCGCATCAACGGTGAGAGCCGGATGGGTGGCGGCGACCCGATCGACGCCGTCCAGCCGCACAACCACGCGGCCGTCCTCGGCACCATGCGCAACGCCACCCACCAGGACGCCCGCGACGCCGTCGCCGCCGCGAAGGCCGCCGCCCCCGCCTGGCGCGCCATGTCCTTCGACGACCGCGCCGCGATCATCCTGCGCGCCGCCGAGCTGCTCGCCGGTCCCTGGCGCGCCACGATCAACGCCGCCACCATGCTCGGCCAGTCGAAGACCGTCCAGCAGGCGGAGATCGACTCGGCCTGTGAGCTCATCGACTTCTGGCGCTTCAACGTCTCCTACGCCCGGCAGCTCATGGAGCAGCAGCCCCTGAGCGTGCGCGGCGTGTGGAACCGCATGGAGCAGCGCCCGCTGGAGGGGTTCGTCTACGCGATCACCCCCTTCAACTTCACCGCCATCGCGGGCAACCTGCCCACCGCCCCCGCCCTCATGGGCAACGTGGTCGTGTGGAAGCCGTCCCCGACCCAGCAGTTCGCCGCCGAGCTGACCATGCGCCTCCTGGAGGAGGCCGGCATGCCCCCGGGCGTCATCAACATGGTCACCGGTGACGGCCTCGCCGTCTCGGACATCGCGCTGAACGACCCGGAGCTGGCCGGTGTGCACTTCACCGGTTCCACCAAGACCTTCCAGCACCTGTGGAAGAGCGTCGGCGAGAACATCTCCAACTACCGCTCCTACCCGCGCATCGTGGGCGAGACCGGCGGCAAGGACTTCATCGTCGCCCACTCCTCCGCCGACCCGGAGATCCTGCGCACCGCCATCGTGCGCGGCGCCTTCGAGTACCAGGGCCAGAAGTGCTCCGCCGCCTCGCGCGCCTTCGTGGCCCGCTCGGTGTGGGAGCGGATGCGCGACGACCTGGTCGCCGAGACCGAGGCTCTGACCATGGGCGACGTCACCGACCTGTCGAACTTCGTCGGCGCCGTCATCGACCGCCGCTCCTTCGACAAGCTGGCCAAGGTCCTGGAGGACGCCAAGTCCGACCCGACCCTGCAGATCATCGCCGGCGGCACCGCCGACGACTCGGTCGGCTACTTCGTGCGCCCGACCATCATCGAGGGCACCGACCCGACCAACGACGTGTTCCGCACGGAGTACTTCGGCCCGGTCATCGCCGTCCACGTCTACGAGGACGACGACTTCGAGTCGGTCCTGAAGATCGTTGACGAGGGCTCCGCCTACGCCCTGACCGGTGCCATCCTGGCCAACGACCGCGCCGCGGTGGCCAAGGCGACCGAGGCCCTGCGCTTCACCGCCGGCAACTTCTACATCAACGACCGCCCGACCGGCTCCATCGTCGGTCAGCAGCCCTTCGGCGGCGGTCGTGCCTCCGGCACCAACGACAAGGCGGGTTCGGCCCAGAACCTGTCCCGTTGGGCCAGCCCGCGCGCCATCAAGGAGACGTTCGTCGCGCCGACGGTCTCCTCCTACCCCCACCAGGGGTAGTCACCGGCGGCGTACCCCCTTCTCCGTCCTGAGGGGAGTCCGCCGCCACCCGGGGCCCGTTCCCCGGCGGCCCGCGCCGAGTGGGCCGCCGGGCAACGGGGACCCCGAGCCCCCCGAGGAACCCACCGCGCGGTCGGCACACCGGCCGCGTTCATCGTCCGCGCCAGCCCAACCCGCTCGCGCACGTCTTCGTCGAGGTCACCATGCTTCGTAAGCCCCTGCTGCTCGCCGCCAGGTCCACGACCTGCCGCACGATCGTCGAGCGCACTCCCATGACCCGGGCCATGGTCTCCCGCTTCGTCGCGGGCGCCACCATGGAGGAGGCCCTGCCCGCCGTCCACGAGCTGGCCAAGGACCGCTACATCACCCTGGACTTCCTCGGTGAGGACACCACGGACCTGTCCCAGGCCACCGGCACCGTGACCGCCTACCAGGAGCTGCTCGCCGCTCTGGGCGAGGCCGGTCTGGGCGACCGCGCCGAGGTCTCGGTCAAGCTCTCCGCCGTCGGCCAGTTCCTGAACGCGGACGGCGAGAAGATCGCGCTGGAGAACGCGCGCAGGATCGCCGAGGCCGCCAAGGCGGTCGGCACCACGGTGACCTTCGACATGGAGGACCACACCACCGTCGACTCCACGCTGGCCATCCTGCGCGAGGTGCGCGAGGACTTCCCGTCCACGGGCGCGGTCCTGCAGGCCTACCTGCGCCGCACCGAGGCCGACTGCCGCGACCTCAGCGGCGAGGGTTCGCGGGTGCGCCTGTGCAAGGGCGCCTACGACGAGCCCGAGTCCGTGGCCTTCCGCGACAAGCACGAGGTGGACAAGGCCTACGTGCGCGCGCTGAAGGTCCTCATGGAGGGTGACGGCTACCCGATGGTGGCCTCGCACGACCCGCGGATGATCGCCATCGCCGGTGAGCTGGCCGCCGCCCACGGCCGCGGCGCGGACGACTACGAGTACCAGATGCTCTACGGCATCCGGGACGGCGAGCAGGTCCGCCTGGCCGCCGAGGGCAAGCGCATGCGCGTCTACGTCCCCTACGGCGACGAGTGGTACGGCTACTACATGCGCCGTCTGGCCGAGCGCCCGGCCAACATGCTGTTCCTCGCGCGGTCCCTGGTGACCCGCAACTAGGGGCGGGCACGAGACCCGAAGGCACAGGGCCCGTAAGCGGGGGTCCGCACCGGTGACACGGGTGCGGACCCCCGCTGCTTTGACGTGGCCTTTTGGCGTGGCCCTTTGCGGTACGTGTCGTTTCACACGTGCCGTTTCGCAACGGTGACCTGGTCCCCGGAACCCGCGGACGGGGCCGTACGTTACTTTGTGGGCAGCAAACCACGCGTGAAAGGCCTTTACTAGACATGCGGATGCGGAGTTCCAACCCCGTCCTCAAGCGGGCGCTACAGCAGCAGTCCGGACCTCAGCAGGGCTATGGGCAGCAGGGTTACGGACAGCCCTACCCGCAGCAGGGTTACGGCCAGCCGGGTTACCCGCAGCAGGGTTACCCCCAGCCGGGTTACCCGCAGCAGGCGGCGGCCGACCAGCCCATGACCATCGACGACGTCGTCGTGCGCACGGGTATGACCCTGGGCGCCGTCGCGATCGTCGGTGCCATCAACTACTTCCTCTTCATGAGCAACCCCGCCCTCGGCATGGGGCTCATGTTCGTCGGCATGATCGGCGGGCTCATCCTGGGCCTGGTGATCGCGTTCAAGCAGATGACCAGCCCGGTCGCCATCCTGATCTACGCGGCCCTGCAGGGTCTGCTGGTCGGTGGCCTCTCGGCTCTGCTCGGCAGCATGCTGTCGGCGCAGCTGGGTGACGCCTCGGCGGGCACCTCGCTGGTCACGCAGGCCGTGATCGGTACGGTCGCGGTCTTCGGTGTGATGCTGGCGCTGTACAAGTACCGCATCATCAAGGTGACCGACGGCTTCGTGAAGGCCGTCTCGTACGCCGTCCTGGGCGCCGCCGCCCTGATGCTGATCAACTTCGTGCTCAGCTTCTTCATCGCCGGCGGCATGGGTCTGCGCGAGCCGACCTGGCTGGGCCTGGGCGTCGGCATCGTGTTCGTGGTGCTGGCCGCCCTGACGCTGGCCATCGAGTTCCGCGGTATCGAGGAGGGCGTCGCCGCCGGCATCCCGAGCCAGTTCGCCTGGCAGTTCGCCTTCGGTCTGACCGTCTCCCTGGTCTGGCTGTACATCGAGATCCTGCGTCTGCTCTGGCTGATCAAGACGATGTTCGCGGACTAGTACCGAGCGGTACCGCTCAGGTGTGTCCGCGCTGACGTACACACGCTGGACGCCTGAGCTGGACGTGACGAGGGGCCGTCGCCCGGGTTCTTCCCGGGGGCGGCCCCTTCGCCGTGCTCGGAGTGCGGGCACTGAGGTGTCAGGGCGGGTCAGACGGTCTCTCGGCGCGGTGTCGGGATGGAGCGGTTCCTGCGACGACGGTCGTATTCGGTGACGATGGCCTGGGCGTAGCCGTGGGTGAGGTCGAACTCGTCAGCGAGCCAGTACGACCGGTCCGTGGGGCGCAGCAGGCCCGGTCCCTTGTCGAGCGAGTCGAACCACTCGTGGAGTCCTCGGCCGGTCACGGCCGGGATGCGTTCGATGAGCTTTGCGTGGATCTCCGGCGAGTGGGTTACCGACATAGGCACCTCCGCAGTGCGTTGGGCGTGTGGCACTTACCTGCGACCCTGCATCAGGATCACGGTTTGGACAAGCCCCGGCCGCCAGCTTTTACCTTGCGGGTGCGAGAACGTTTCCCCGCGGGACGTTCATAGGTGCCTCGAACATGACAAAAGGGGCCCCGGACCGGAGTCCGAAGCCCCTTCGCGGCCTGGGATGCAGGCGGACCGAAAGTCAGCTCAGGCGCTGGTCAGCTCAGACGCTCGAAGATGGCCGCCATGCCCTGGCCGCCGCCGACGCACATGGTCTCCAGACCGAAGGTCTTGTCGTGGAACTGGAGGCCGTTGATCAGCGTGCCGGTGATGCGCGCGCCGGTGCTGCCGAACGGGTGGCCGACGGCGATGCCGCCGCCGTTGACGTTCAGCTGGCTGTCGACGTCGATGCCCAGCTGGTCGGCGGAGGGCAGCACCTGGGCGGCGAAGGCCTCGTTGATCTCGGCCAGGTCGATGTCGCCGATCGCCATGTTGGCGCGGGCCAGGGCCTGCTTGGAGGCCTCGACCGGGCCCAGGCCCATGATCTCCGGGCTCAGGCCGGTCACGCCGGTGGAGACGATGCGGGCCAGCGGGGTGATGCCCAGCTGCTTGGCCTTGGTGTCGCTCATGATGACCAGAGCGGAGGCGCCGTCGTTGAGCGGGCAGGCGTTGCCCGCGGTGACGGTGCCGTCGGGGCGGAACACCGGCTTGAGCTGCGAGACCTTCTCGTAGGTGGTGCCGCGGCGGATGCCGTCGTCGGTGCTGACCACGGTGCCGTCGGGCAGGGTCACCGGGGTGATCTCGCGCTCCCAGAAGCCGTTGTCCAGCGACTTCTCGGCGAGGTTCTGCGAGCGCACGGCGAACTCGTCCTGGCGCTGACGGGAGACGCCGGTGATCTCGGCGACGTTCTCCGCGGTCTGGCCCATCTCGATGTAGGCGTCGGGCAGGTTCCCGGCCTCGCGCGGGTCGGTCCAGGCGCCCTGGCCGCCCTCCTTGCGCTTCTCGGTGCGCGCCGTGGCGTCGGCGAAGAGCGGGTTCTGGTTCTGCGGGTTGTCGCTGCTGCCGTTGATGAAGCGGCTGACGGTCTCCACGCCGGCGGAGACGAACACGTCGCCCTCGCCCGCCTTGATGGCGTGGTAGGCCATCCGGGTGGTCTGCAGCGAGGAGGAGCAGTACCGGGTGACGGTGGTGCCCGGGACGGTGTCCAGGCCGAGCTGCACGGCGACGATGCGGGCCATGTTGAAGCCCTGGTCGCCGCCGGGGAGGCCGCAGCCGAGCATGAGGTCGTCGATGCTCTTCGGGTCGAGCTCGGGGACCTTGGCCAGGGCGGCGCCGACGATCTGGGTGGTCAGGTCGTCCGGGCGCAGGTCCTTGAGGGAGCCCTTGAAGGCTCGGCCGATCGGGGAGCGCGCGGTTGCGACGATGACTGCTTCGGGCATGTTCTTCGTCCTTGTTCGGGGCACGGCAAGACTTGTTACTGGCTAGTTAACCTGTCCGACGGTTCCCGGCGCCACCCGGGGTCGGCCTTGGCGCGTCGTCGCTTTCGATGGTCTCGGCGCTGCTCGGCGCGGTCGCGGGCCTGGGCGCGCCGCGCAGCCGGAAGGGGCCGCGGATGAACGCGGCCCAGCTGCCGTGCTGCCCGGAGGGTGCCTGGTCAGCGGCGCGCGAGACCTCGGTTCCGGGGGTCTGTGCGGCCACCACGGCGGCGCGGTCCACGGGCAGGATCCCGGCCGTGCGCTCGCTCTCGTCGATCTCCGGGAGCAGTCCCAGGGCGGCGCAGACGGAGGGCAGGACGACGAACGCGGCCTGCGCGTACCCGCGCGCTGACGGATGGAATCGGTCGGGCCCGAACATGGAAACCGGATCTGACCGAAAGTCCTCGGCCAGGACGTCGCTCAACGAGACCGTGCGCCCGCCCACCTCCGTCACCGCGATGGTCTGGGCGGCGGCGAGCTGCCGGGAGGCCCGCCGGGCCACCGAGCGCAGCGGCCAGCCGATGGGACGGACGGTGCCGAGGTCGGGGCAGGTGGCCACGACCACGGGGGTGCCCCGCTCGACCAGCCCCCGGGTGGCCTCCCGCAGCGCGGCCACGGCGTCGTTGGGGCGGACCCGGCGGATGACGTCGTTGGCGCCGATGAAGATCACCGCCACGTCGTAGCGCTTGTCCGGGAGGTGTGCTTCGCCGTGCTGGACCTGCGCCGCCAGATTCGAGGACGTGGCCCCGGGGGTGGCCGTGCAGCGCAGCCACACCGGGCGGTCCGCTGCCGCGGCGAGTCCCGCGGCCAGGTGCGCTCCGGGGGTCTGCCGGGACTCGGCCACCGCGAACCCGGCAGCCGTGGAGTCACCGAGCATCAGCAGGCGCAGCGGAGGCCCCTCGCCCTCCCCGAAGGTGCCGTTCGCCCGCGGCCGCTTCCACTTCGTGTGGCCGATCGCGTTCTTGGCCAGTCTGGCCTGCAGATACAGGAGGGCGACGGTGCCACCGCCCACGAGCGTGAGCCCGCCGCCGCCGAAGGCGGTGGCGGCGGCGATGCGTCGTGCTCGCGCGGCTCGCAGCATCGGTGCCCCCTCACCCCACGAAGCGTCGGAAGACTCCCCATCGACGTTACCGGCGGGCCACCCCGCGGTCACGCACCCCGACGGCACACAATCGGCGCCTCGGGGACAGCCAACTCGCACGGCGCGGCGACCGCTTTCGGTCGGGGCCCCAGTGCCGGTTCGGACCGGTCCACACCGCTTGCGGGAGCGGCGAAGACGCTGGTTGGTGAGGTTAGAGTCAGAATGTGTGGGACCGGACCGGTCCTCACCTGCCTCGGGCGCACCGGGGAACCGACACCGGCGGGCCGAAGACCCGGTCGCCACTATGCAAAGGAGCAAAGTTGCGGGTACACGACTCACTGATCGACCTGGTCGGGGACACCCCGTTGGTCCGTCTTCGGAAGGTCTCGGAGGGGTTGGCCCCGACGATCCTGGCGAAGGTCGAGTACTTCAACCCGGGCGGCTCGGTCAAGGACCGGATCGCGCTGCGTATGGTCGAGGCCGCGGAGAAGAGCGGGGCGCTCAAGCCCGGCGGCACGATCGTCGAGCCCACCTCCGGTAACACCGGTATCGGCCTCGCGCTCGTGGCGCAGGAGAAGGGCTACCGCTGCGTCTTCGTCTGCCCGGACAAGGTCGGACCGGACAAGCTCTCGGTGCTGCGCGCCTACGGTGCCGAGGTCGTGGTCTGCCCGACCACGGTCGCGCCCGAGCACCCCGAGTCCTACTACTCGGTCTCCGACCGCCTGGCCGCGGAGATCCCCGGGGCGTGGAAGCCGAATCAGTACGAGAACGAGAACAACCCGGAGTCGCACTACCACTCCACGGGTCCGGAGATCTGGGACCAGACCGAGGGCCGCATCACCCACTTCGTGGCGGGTATCGGCACCGGCGGCACCATCAGCGGTACCGGCCGCTACCTCAAGGAGGCCTCCAAGGGCTCCGTACAGGTCGTGGGCGCGGACCCCGAGGGTTCGGTCTACTCGGGCGGCAGCGGGCGCCCGTACCTGGTCGAGGGCGTCGGTGAGGACATCTGGCCTGGCACCTACGACACGGCGATCTGCGACGATATCGTGGCGGTCAGCGACAAGGACTCGTTCCTGATGACCCGCCGCCTGGCCAAGGAGGAGGGCCTCCTCGTCGGCGGCTCCTGCGGCCTCGCGGTCGAGGCCGCCCTGCGCGTGGCCGCCGACGCCGGCCCCGACGACGTCATCGTCGTGCTGCTGCCCGACGGCGGCCGCGGCTACCTCGGCAAGATCTTCAACGACGAGTGGATGGCCGACTACGGCTTCCTGTCCGCGGAGACCGAGGAGGCCACCGCCGGCCAGGTGCTGGGGGACAAGGAGGGCGAGATGCCCGACTTCGTGCACAGCCACCCGGACGAGACCGTCGGTACCGCCGTGGCGATCATGCGCGAGTACGGCGTCTCCCAGCTGCCCGTCATGAAGGAGGAGCCGCCGGTCATGGCGGCCGAGGTCGTCGGCTCCATCGCCGAGCGCGACCTCCTCGACGCCCTCTTCGACGGCCGGGCCGAGCTGGACGACCTCGTCGAGACCCACATGGGTAAGCCGCTCTCCACCGTCGGTACCGGTACCCCGGTGAGCGACTGCGTCCGCCTGCTGCGCACCTCCGGCGCCCTCGTCGTGCTGCGCGACGGCAAGCCGGTGGGCATTCTCACCAGGCAGGACCTGCTGGCCCACCTGTCGGGCTGATCAACCCCCTTCCCGGTCCCGGGCGGCACTCGAACCGAGCGCCGTTCGGGACCCGGTGTTCGTGCACCGGACACCATGACGCATACTCGGACACTGCTAATGTTCGCGTCAGGATTTACTGGCCGGTAATAAGTAGGTGCACCCGTGTCGCGGCTCCTGAACTGGATCATCCGCTCCGTCTGGTCGTATGCGCGAAGCCACGGAGAGATCCGCGCCGACTCCAAGGCCGCCCGCAAGTTCGCGCGCTTCGGAGCCGGGTCTGCGATCGCCTTCCCCACCGCGACGCTCTACGGAGAGCCGTGGATCGAGATCGGTGTGCACACCGTCCTGGGCGGAGACATGACCCTGGCCGCCGGGATGGGACCCGACTACGACCTCGGTGAGGGCACCGTCGTCCGGATCGGATCCGGCTGCGCGATCGGCCGCGGGTCACACATCGTCGCGCACCGCTCCGTGGACATCGGCGACCACGTCTACACGGGGCCGTACGTCTACATCACCGATCAGAACCACGCCTACGCCAACACCGACATCCCTGTCGGCCTCCAGTGGCCCGTCGACGACCCGGTCAGCATCGGCCCCGGCAGCTGGCTCGGCGCCAACAGCGTCATCCTCCCCGGCGTGCACCTCGGCAAGAACTCCGTCGTCGCCGCCGGAACCGTCGTCCGCCCGGGCAAGTACCCCGACCACGCGGTCATCGCGGGCATCCCCGGCAAGGTGGTGCGCACCCACGACCCCGAACTCGGCTGGGACCCGCCCCTGCGCGAGATGGGAACGCCCACCCGCGTGCCCACCCCGGTCACGGGCCTGCCCCCGGAGGCCCCCACCGAGCCCCCGGAGCCGGGCTCGCCGACAAGGTTCCCCCCGGCCTGAGCGCCCAGCTCCCTGACGTAGCCTGCGCCCGGACACGACTGACAGCAGAGGTCACTCCGTCAGGTGCCGTCGTCCTCCGCAACCCCCTCATCCCCGGTGATCTTGCTACCAGAAGCAAGTTCGGCGCTGATTTCGCTCCTGGTAGCAAGATCATCTTCGGAACAGGGGCCGAAACCGGGATCGGGGGCCTGGCGGGGCGCGGTTGTGGTTCGCAGGCAGGCGTGACCGGCCGCGACACGTGGCCCGTTGTCTGCCGGGGTGGCGGAGGGGGTGACCACATTCTGAGATATGCCTGTTGGCAACG
This DNA window, taken from Nocardiopsis exhalans, encodes the following:
- a CDS encoding NAD(P)/FAD-dependent oxidoreductase, which encodes MTESRNYRLVHGGGDEAEIPHILIVGGGYLGMYTARRLEKKLGSGEARITVIDPNSYMTYQPFLPEAAAGNISPRNVVVPLRKVFDRVRVLGGRVVRIDHADNTVRYEPNVGEPETLHYDYLVMAAGAVSRTLPIPGLAEWGIGIKTVEEAAYLRNHVLNQLTIADSTDDKAVRAKALSFVFVGGGFAGAEAIAELEDLVRDAVRVHPSIEQSEVKFYLIEAADKILPEVGPEVGEKALNQLRRRDIDVRLKTFLESAVDQRIKLSDGAEFDAGTLVWTAGVKPSPVVSASDLPLGPKGHVDTSEYLTVNGTDNVFAGGDNAQVPDGNGGYYPPNAQNAVRQAPVLADNVIATLRNGKLKAYKHKNLGAVAGLGVHKGAAQLFGKIKLNGRLAWYAHRSYHLLAVPTFNRKLRVLSDWTLAFFLRRDFAALPEMSDPRQAFEEASQPQVEDGRLRRVS
- a CDS encoding PucR family transcriptional regulator codes for the protein MPGQVGTHGEESAGLPLRRLLLALGDPIVDVAAAPDGLDVQVDNVVIIDPEDRVEAREGDLVLLIGVRGGAARRLVRVLAGQGAAAVAVKAGGHSPAEETIPPSGEHRGRSPRSGAADELRTLRAEAQESGVALLAVRPEVRWDQLQSICQHIVDDARLTASEDLGEASGDLFSMAQTIAQLTGGLVSIEDSASRVLAYSSGAEVDELRRLSVLGRQGPESYLALLREWGVFTKLRAGEEVVRIEEHPELGIRRRLAVGIHAGRQPLGAIWVQEGSQPLARHAEEALLGAARTTALQMIRQRTQASAGLRLREDLLSSLLEGRIDAGALADTVEVRTERAALVVAFSLSQPSAGSAGPGGGPETAEAEGAEAGERPDRPVRELRRRQLIDLVSVHAAAYRRSSLVTELDGRVYVLLPDLARTPGGDGWRGVEQSVLALTRKTVAAARAALGLRVQAAVGSLVERLGDVPESRAEADRVLDAMGRDLDGGTDWEVATISDVRSRVLISETLAHLRADPSLRDPRVNRLIEYDQAGGADLVHSLLAYLEAFGDARAAAERLHIHPNTLRYRVRRAAAVSGIDLGDPGERLFTQLQLLMEQH
- the pruA gene encoding L-glutamate gamma-semialdehyde dehydrogenase; translation: MDAVTNVPLPVNEPVLSYAPGSAERAELVAKLEELGRESIDLPMRINGESRMGGGDPIDAVQPHNHAAVLGTMRNATHQDARDAVAAAKAAAPAWRAMSFDDRAAIILRAAELLAGPWRATINAATMLGQSKTVQQAEIDSACELIDFWRFNVSYARQLMEQQPLSVRGVWNRMEQRPLEGFVYAITPFNFTAIAGNLPTAPALMGNVVVWKPSPTQQFAAELTMRLLEEAGMPPGVINMVTGDGLAVSDIALNDPELAGVHFTGSTKTFQHLWKSVGENISNYRSYPRIVGETGGKDFIVAHSSADPEILRTAIVRGAFEYQGQKCSAASRAFVARSVWERMRDDLVAETEALTMGDVTDLSNFVGAVIDRRSFDKLAKVLEDAKSDPTLQIIAGGTADDSVGYFVRPTIIEGTDPTNDVFRTEYFGPVIAVHVYEDDDFESVLKIVDEGSAYALTGAILANDRAAVAKATEALRFTAGNFYINDRPTGSIVGQQPFGGGRASGTNDKAGSAQNLSRWASPRAIKETFVAPTVSSYPHQG
- a CDS encoding proline dehydrogenase family protein; the encoded protein is MLRKPLLLAARSTTCRTIVERTPMTRAMVSRFVAGATMEEALPAVHELAKDRYITLDFLGEDTTDLSQATGTVTAYQELLAALGEAGLGDRAEVSVKLSAVGQFLNADGEKIALENARRIAEAAKAVGTTVTFDMEDHTTVDSTLAILREVREDFPSTGAVLQAYLRRTEADCRDLSGEGSRVRLCKGAYDEPESVAFRDKHEVDKAYVRALKVLMEGDGYPMVASHDPRMIAIAGELAAAHGRGADDYEYQMLYGIRDGEQVRLAAEGKRMRVYVPYGDEWYGYYMRRLAERPANMLFLARSLVTRN
- a CDS encoding Bax inhibitor-1/YccA family protein; the encoded protein is MRMRSSNPVLKRALQQQSGPQQGYGQQGYGQPYPQQGYGQPGYPQQGYPQPGYPQQAAADQPMTIDDVVVRTGMTLGAVAIVGAINYFLFMSNPALGMGLMFVGMIGGLILGLVIAFKQMTSPVAILIYAALQGLLVGGLSALLGSMLSAQLGDASAGTSLVTQAVIGTVAVFGVMLALYKYRIIKVTDGFVKAVSYAVLGAAALMLINFVLSFFIAGGMGLREPTWLGLGVGIVFVVLAALTLAIEFRGIEEGVAAGIPSQFAWQFAFGLTVSLVWLYIEILRLLWLIKTMFAD
- a CDS encoding DUF4287 domain-containing protein, whose protein sequence is MSVTHSPEIHAKLIERIPAVTGRGLHEWFDSLDKGPGLLRPTDRSYWLADEFDLTHGYAQAIVTEYDRRRRNRSIPTPRRETV
- a CDS encoding acetyl-CoA C-acetyltransferase gives rise to the protein MPEAVIVATARSPIGRAFKGSLKDLRPDDLTTQIVGAALAKVPELDPKSIDDLMLGCGLPGGDQGFNMARIVAVQLGLDTVPGTTVTRYCSSSLQTTRMAYHAIKAGEGDVFVSAGVETVSRFINGSSDNPQNQNPLFADATARTEKRKEGGQGAWTDPREAGNLPDAYIEMGQTAENVAEITGVSRQRQDEFAVRSQNLAEKSLDNGFWEREITPVTLPDGTVVSTDDGIRRGTTYEKVSQLKPVFRPDGTVTAGNACPLNDGASALVIMSDTKAKQLGITPLARIVSTGVTGLSPEIMGLGPVEASKQALARANMAIGDIDLAEINEAFAAQVLPSADQLGIDVDSQLNVNGGGIAVGHPFGSTGARITGTLINGLQFHDKTFGLETMCVGGGQGMAAIFERLS